From Tautonia marina, one genomic window encodes:
- a CDS encoding PAS domain-containing hybrid sensor histidine kinase/response regulator — MEGSNERREPASLPLGGPGPPQIAAAPFQQMVEHGADGLAILDASGVIVYANPAASALLGRPLNLLIGRPLGLPVVAFQSAEIDVPTAGESARIVELRSTQVDWEGGPALLVGLRDVTAYRRLVDNQRFLVRAGAELAHSLDLPTTLAQISQLVIEDLADGCLIDLIQPDGTVLRPIARHATAEDDALLAPLRDGSCVDLNEPIGLPRALRTGRPKIYNRTTESAIDSLATDPVRRQTLRQIGIGSIMILPLIARDRILGALTLLTTRPGRFFSAADLPSAGELATLAALAIDNAQLYDNAREAVRRRDEFLAMLSHELRNPLSSIIHATTLLQSHQNLHSDQTGAIEVVARQSQQMSRLLDDLLDISRVTRGIIHLERLPVDLLDVLDQALESARPAIESAGHRLHLNLSGGLMPVIGDQTRLVQVLINLLTNAARYTPSGGDIWLEMASRPQTVELVVRDNGIGIEPEFLPQIFDLFTQGRRSLDRSQGGLGIGLTLVREIVELHDGSISAFSDGPGLGSTFRVRLPVASVQTDPINTPITPAPRQTPSELRPLRILLVEDHDDNREMLRTLLMLSGHQVETAADGHAALDALRHRPDLSLIDIGLPGIDGLTLARIVRSDPDLSDLTLIAVTGYARPEDRAESLDAGFDDHLPKPVRIDDLKRLLDRLPRSADP, encoded by the coding sequence ATGGAAGGATCGAATGAGCGAAGGGAGCCCGCATCCCTGCCACTGGGCGGGCCAGGCCCTCCCCAGATCGCAGCCGCTCCCTTTCAGCAAATGGTCGAGCATGGCGCCGATGGCCTGGCGATCCTCGACGCCTCGGGAGTCATCGTCTATGCCAATCCGGCCGCCTCGGCCCTGCTGGGCCGGCCCTTGAATCTGTTGATCGGTCGGCCGCTGGGCTTGCCGGTCGTCGCCTTTCAATCGGCCGAGATCGACGTGCCGACGGCCGGAGAGTCGGCACGCATCGTCGAGCTTCGATCAACCCAAGTGGACTGGGAAGGCGGCCCCGCCTTGCTCGTCGGCCTGAGAGACGTCACCGCCTATCGTCGCCTCGTCGACAACCAGCGCTTCCTCGTTCGGGCCGGGGCCGAGCTGGCCCATTCGCTCGATCTTCCCACCACCCTCGCCCAGATCTCCCAGCTCGTCATTGAGGATCTGGCCGATGGCTGTCTAATCGACCTGATCCAGCCCGACGGCACCGTCCTCCGTCCGATTGCCCGGCACGCGACCGCCGAGGATGACGCCCTGCTGGCTCCGCTTCGAGACGGCTCCTGCGTCGATCTGAACGAACCCATCGGCCTTCCTCGCGCCCTCCGCACCGGCCGTCCCAAGATCTACAACCGCACCACCGAGTCGGCCATCGACTCACTGGCGACCGATCCCGTCCGTCGTCAAACGCTCCGGCAGATCGGCATCGGTTCCATCATGATCCTGCCCCTGATTGCTCGGGACCGGATCCTCGGGGCCTTGACCCTTTTGACCACGCGTCCCGGTCGCTTTTTCTCGGCCGCCGATCTTCCCAGTGCCGGAGAACTGGCCACCCTGGCCGCACTGGCCATCGACAACGCCCAACTCTATGACAACGCCCGAGAGGCCGTTCGACGCCGAGACGAATTCCTCGCCATGCTCTCCCACGAGCTGCGCAACCCCCTCTCCTCGATCATTCACGCCACCACCCTGCTCCAGAGCCACCAGAACCTCCACTCCGATCAGACCGGGGCGATCGAGGTGGTGGCCCGCCAGTCTCAACAGATGAGCCGATTGCTCGACGACCTGCTCGATATCTCTCGGGTCACCCGGGGGATCATTCATCTGGAGCGCCTGCCGGTCGATCTGCTCGACGTGCTCGATCAGGCTCTCGAATCGGCCCGGCCGGCGATCGAATCGGCCGGACATCGCCTGCACCTGAACCTCTCGGGCGGCTTGATGCCGGTGATCGGCGATCAAACCCGGCTGGTCCAGGTCCTGATCAACCTGCTCACGAACGCCGCGCGTTACACCCCCTCCGGCGGCGACATCTGGCTGGAGATGGCCTCGAGACCGCAGACGGTGGAGCTTGTGGTTCGAGACAACGGCATCGGCATCGAACCCGAGTTCCTTCCCCAGATCTTTGACCTGTTCACCCAGGGACGCCGCAGCCTCGATCGCTCGCAAGGGGGCCTTGGCATCGGTCTGACGCTGGTCCGGGAAATCGTCGAGCTGCACGACGGCTCCATCTCGGCCTTCAGCGACGGCCCGGGGCTTGGCAGCACCTTCCGGGTCCGATTGCCGGTTGCCAGTGTGCAAACGGACCCAATCAATACGCCGATCACACCGGCTCCCCGTCAGACTCCTTCGGAGCTGCGCCCCCTTCGCATCCTGCTGGTCGAGGATCACGACGACAACCGCGAGATGCTCCGCACCCTCCTGATGCTCAGCGGCCATCAGGTCGAAACTGCCGCCGACGGCCACGCGGCGCTCGACGCCCTCCGACATCGGCCCGACCTGTCCCTCATCGACATCGGGTTACCCGGCATCGACGGCCTGACGCTCGCTCGGATCGTTCGATCCGACCCCGATCTCAGCGACCTGACCCTGATCGCCGTGACCGGCTACGCCCGTCCCGAAGACCGTGCCGAGAGCCTCGACGCGGGCTTCGACGACCATCTCCCCAAACCCGTTCGGATCGATGACCTGAAGCGTCTGCTCGATCGCCTTCCTCGGTCTGCCGATCCGTGA
- a CDS encoding cation diffusion facilitator family transporter has protein sequence MTQGPRVPREESRAALYREVVGAAVLGLVVNAGLGVAKLVGGLVGHSFALISDAVNSLGDVVTSLAVLVALRLAQRPPDREHPYGHTRAEAIAGLSVSLLVLGSAVLVATEAIRRLPERHEIPPGWTLVIAAVNVVIKEVLFRYKLGIGRRTGSRALVANAWDHRADAFSALAVLIGLSVVRWGGPGYRFADEVAALVVMGIIVRSALVLTWESAHELMDAQAEGEFVSRIEAEALADDEVKGVETLWVRKSGLEYFADIHLEVDPHLTIAEGHRIGHRVKDRLLEAFPTLRDVLVHLEPFPEEPHPPDAAARPWTERPRAD, from the coding sequence GTGACACAGGGGCCGAGGGTACCGAGAGAGGAATCGCGAGCGGCCCTGTACCGCGAGGTCGTCGGCGCAGCGGTCCTGGGCCTGGTGGTCAATGCCGGCCTGGGGGTGGCGAAACTGGTCGGCGGGCTGGTCGGGCACTCGTTTGCTCTGATCTCCGACGCCGTCAACTCGCTGGGAGACGTGGTCACGTCGCTCGCCGTGCTGGTCGCCCTGAGGCTGGCGCAACGGCCACCCGATCGGGAGCATCCGTACGGCCATACCCGGGCCGAGGCGATCGCCGGCCTGAGCGTCTCGCTGCTGGTGCTCGGCTCGGCCGTGCTGGTTGCGACCGAGGCGATTCGACGCCTGCCGGAGCGGCACGAGATTCCGCCGGGGTGGACCCTCGTCATCGCCGCCGTCAACGTGGTGATCAAGGAAGTCCTGTTCCGTTACAAGCTCGGGATCGGCCGGCGGACGGGGTCGAGGGCATTGGTCGCCAACGCCTGGGACCATCGGGCCGATGCCTTCAGCGCGCTGGCGGTCCTGATCGGCCTGTCGGTGGTGCGATGGGGAGGGCCGGGGTATCGCTTCGCCGACGAGGTGGCGGCCCTGGTTGTCATGGGGATCATCGTGCGGTCGGCACTGGTGCTGACCTGGGAAAGTGCTCACGAGCTGATGGACGCACAGGCCGAGGGAGAGTTTGTCTCCCGGATCGAGGCCGAAGCCCTGGCCGATGACGAGGTCAAGGGGGTCGAGACCCTCTGGGTGCGGAAGTCGGGGCTGGAGTACTTCGCCGACATCCATCTGGAAGTCGACCCCCATCTCACCATTGCCGAGGGGCACCGGATCGGCCATCGGGTCAAGGATCGCTTACTTGAAGCCTTTCCGACCTTGCGAGATGTCCTCGTCCATCTGGAGCCGTTTCCCGAAGAGCCTCACCCACCCGACGCGGCGGCTCGTCCCTGGACCGAGCGGCCCAGAGCCGACTGA
- a CDS encoding sirohydrochlorin chelatase, with protein MPQPQTEPVTAVLLIAHGSRHEPANADLRRLAERMAEQGGYPIVEAGFLELTEPEIPEAGDRCVARGATRVLMVPYFLSMGVHLLRDLTAAREDLAARHPQVAFLLGPPLGPDPLLDRLVADRVARLDQGTLAAIETPSAVAAARFAPMDGGGDAGG; from the coding sequence ATGCCCCAGCCGCAGACTGAACCCGTGACGGCCGTCTTGCTGATCGCCCACGGAAGCCGACACGAACCGGCCAACGCCGACCTGCGACGCCTGGCCGAGCGGATGGCCGAGCAGGGGGGGTATCCGATCGTGGAAGCAGGGTTTCTAGAGCTGACCGAGCCGGAGATTCCCGAGGCGGGGGATCGCTGCGTGGCTCGGGGGGCGACTCGGGTGCTGATGGTCCCCTATTTTCTTTCGATGGGGGTTCACCTGTTGCGCGACCTGACGGCGGCCCGGGAAGACCTGGCGGCTCGACATCCGCAGGTGGCGTTCCTGCTGGGGCCCCCGCTCGGTCCCGACCCGCTGCTCGACCGTCTCGTGGCCGATCGGGTCGCTCGGCTCGATCAAGGAACGTTGGCGGCGATCGAAACCCCCTCGGCCGTCGCGGCGGCCCGGTTCGCTCCGATGGACGGCGGCGGCGATGCCGGAGGGTGA
- a CDS encoding MFS transporter, with translation MSTTLTEPASSQPASSPLANLRHRASQTTPLMRPRFYYGWIVLGVAAMAMFMSGPGQSYSMAAFIDPMLADLGLARSQYSLAYLVATLISGSLLPIVGRLLDGRGARVVLPIVAIMLGLSCFGMSWVAGPLALYLGLTCVRSLGQGALTLMGTWMVSQWFERRRGMAMGLLGLGSTLSFMAFPATNLAMIGHFGWRGAWVGLGLAVLTLLAIPALIFVRNRPEDLGLEPDRIAPKPGSDARTDGRSSYASWTSSQALRTASFWKVISAMSVGAMVSTGLVFHQVSILGDRGLSGGVALWLLTIQAAFACVTSLVGGALADRIAPRKMLAASMAFMVVAMALLLVPVTAATALLYSALLGLHTGIQRYSGSLTLAGYFGRGHFGSIKGIAMAVVIGASALGPLPLAIARDSLGHYDLSLLAMMIFPIAAGIAVWSARPPVLPEASEPLAAPSA, from the coding sequence ATGAGCACGACACTGACCGAACCTGCCAGTTCACAACCCGCCTCCTCTCCCCTCGCCAACCTTCGCCACCGAGCCTCGCAGACGACGCCGTTGATGCGTCCGAGGTTCTACTACGGCTGGATCGTTCTGGGCGTCGCCGCAATGGCGATGTTCATGTCCGGCCCCGGACAATCGTACTCGATGGCGGCGTTCATCGACCCGATGCTCGCCGACCTCGGCCTGGCTCGCAGCCAGTACTCGCTGGCCTATCTGGTGGCCACCCTGATCAGCGGCTCGCTCTTGCCGATCGTCGGCCGATTGCTCGATGGCCGAGGGGCCCGGGTCGTCCTGCCGATCGTCGCAATCATGCTCGGCCTTTCCTGCTTCGGCATGTCCTGGGTGGCCGGCCCTCTGGCCCTGTACCTGGGCCTGACCTGCGTTCGATCGCTCGGCCAGGGGGCCCTGACTCTGATGGGCACCTGGATGGTCAGCCAGTGGTTCGAGCGTCGCCGAGGGATGGCGATGGGCCTGCTCGGCCTCGGCTCGACCCTCTCCTTCATGGCCTTCCCGGCCACGAACCTGGCCATGATCGGGCACTTCGGCTGGCGAGGGGCCTGGGTCGGTCTGGGCCTGGCCGTCTTGACCTTGCTGGCCATTCCCGCGCTGATCTTCGTCCGGAACCGGCCTGAGGATCTCGGCCTCGAACCCGACCGGATCGCCCCGAAGCCTGGCTCGGACGCGAGGACCGACGGCCGATCGTCCTACGCCTCGTGGACCTCGTCGCAGGCGCTCCGGACCGCCTCGTTCTGGAAGGTCATCTCGGCCATGAGCGTCGGGGCGATGGTCTCCACCGGCCTGGTCTTCCATCAGGTCTCGATCCTCGGCGACCGCGGCCTCTCGGGAGGGGTCGCGCTCTGGCTCCTGACGATTCAGGCGGCCTTCGCCTGCGTGACGAGCCTGGTCGGCGGGGCCCTGGCCGATCGGATCGCCCCGAGGAAGATGCTCGCGGCGAGCATGGCCTTCATGGTCGTGGCGATGGCCTTGCTGCTGGTCCCGGTGACGGCGGCGACGGCCCTGCTCTACTCGGCCCTGCTCGGCCTGCACACGGGAATCCAGCGGTATAGCGGATCGCTGACTCTGGCGGGGTACTTCGGCCGGGGGCACTTCGGCTCGATCAAGGGGATCGCCATGGCGGTCGTCATCGGAGCCTCGGCCCTGGGACCGTTGCCCCTGGCGATCGCCCGCGACAGCCTCGGCCACTACGACCTCTCGCTGCTCGCCATGATGATCTTCCCGATCGCCGCCGGCATCGCGGTCTGGTCGGCCCGGCCGCCGGTCCTGCCCGAAGCCAGCGAGCCCCTCGCGGCTCCCTCGGCCTGA